In Dama dama isolate Ldn47 chromosome X, ASM3311817v1, whole genome shotgun sequence, one genomic interval encodes:
- the LOC133052447 gene encoding heat shock transcription factor, Y-linked-like — protein sequence MAHISSEIQDVPPKDEATGSETSTGSPLCDYTLTEDSVLRSMIEEAAFQALFEEVVIKMPRYTFSVSETDGLNNFLSLNFPQKLWKIVESDQFKSIWWDESGTSIVINEEVFKKEVLERKAPFRIFETDSMKSLVRQLNLYGFRKKQQTFQRSASLADFLEEENNVSVLSKLRIYHNPNFKRGYPQLLVRMKRRVGIKNVSPISSLVRDYKKKHVKARGNIHDRNSNFLPETSGESAFSASTSLSVPFIQKPYTRQTVANRSALSPCDFPSPSSILVRQTEQIVIDQPAVLNQLSILNWHSHSSYTQANGCIENFATTITSASQNHIVFPLQSSYFGLMVEPSKFPVRYSDMSAHDSRFPNLQQRGNSWSPVPRIRDTSASSLSRSTHQESSLYENHPN from the exons ATGGCacatatttcttcagaaattcaaGATGTGCCTCCTAAAGATGAAGCAACTGGTTCAGAAACCTCCACTGGATCTCCTTTGTGTGATTACACACTTACTGAGGACTCAGTTTTGAGATCTATGATCGAAGaagcagcttttcaggctttgttTGAGGAAGTTGTGATAAAAATGCCACgttacacattttctgtctctgaaacaGATGGATTGAACAATTTTCTTTCACTCAATTTTCCTCAAAAACTTTGGAAGATAGTTGAAAGTGATCAGTTTAAATCTATTTGGTGGGATGAGAGTGGCACTTCTATAGTGATCAATGAAGAAGTCTTTAAGAAAGAAGTCTTAGAAAGAAAGGCCCCTTTCAGAATATTTGAAACTGATAGTATGAAAAGTTTAGTTAGACAGCTTAACCTTTATGGGTTTAGAAAAAAGCAACAAACTTTTCAAAGATCTGCTTCACTAGCTGactttctggaagaagaaaacaatgtctctgttttGAGCAAG tTACGGATCTATCATAATCCAAATTTCAAAAGAGGCTATCCCCAACTTTtagtaagaatgaaaagaagagttGGGATTAAAAATGTCTCTCCAATATCTTCATTAGTTCGAGATTACAAGAAGAAGCATGTTAAAGCACGGGGCAACATACATGAtcgtaactctaattttcttcctGAAACTAGCGGGGAGAGTGCATTTTCAGCCTCGACAAGTTTAAGTGTGCCTTTCATACAAAAGCCTTATACCAGGCAGACAGTCGCTAATAGAAGTGCCCTATCTCCATGTGATTTTCCTTCCCCATCATCAATATTAGTTAGACAAACAGAACAGATTGTGATAGATCAACCTGCTGTTTTAAACCAGTTGAGCATTTTAAATTGGCACTCACATAGCAGCTACACTCAAGCAAATGGCTGCATTGAGAACTTTGCTACTACAATTACTTCTGCTTCTCAGAACCACATCGTATTTCCATTACAGAGCAGTTATTTTGGACTGATGGTGGAGCCTTCTAAATTTCCAGTTAGGTACAGTGATATGTCAGCCCATGACAGTCGTTTTCCTAACCTGCAACAGAGGGGCAACTCATGGTCCCCAGTGCCAAGGATCCGTGATACATCTGCCTCCTCTCTTTCAAGGTCAACTCATCAAGAATCTTCATTATATGAAAACCATCCTAATTAA